Genomic DNA from Kiritimatiellia bacterium:
CCTCGCCTTGACCCGTTACCTTAACGCCGAAGAATATCCCATGACGATTGACGCGCATGAAATCATCAACCGCGACATCGTCTGGAAGAAGCGGGCGGACATGACTTTTTCCGAAATCATAAACGCCCTGCGCCGGTCGGTCCGTTTTGCGCCGGACGACTTTCTTGACCCCGGCCGGATAATTGCCATGTTCAATGATTCCCGCAACGATGCGGTCGCGTATATCCAGATTCTGTTTTCCGACGCTTCCCTGGCGGCCATGGAAACTTACGACGGCTCATCTGTCCAGAAAAGAAACGCCGCCCGCGTTCTGGCCGCCGAATTCAACCGGATTATCGGCGAGGGTTGCATTTACTCGCCCGAGCATTTCCGGCGCGCAAACCTGAACGAGAGGACGCTTGAGGCCCTGCGCAATTTCAAGCCGGGCGATGCGGCGGAAGGAATTAACCGGATGCTGCTGGAAGACGTGTTTTCCGGACAGATTGTAAAAAACGCGTCATTTGAAATACCGCGCGGAAACTGGCCCGAATTCCGCACCTCGCTGCTGGTTGAAGCCAGCACGCGGCTGACGCTTTCTTGTTCGTGTTTTGCCTTTGTTTTGCTCGGAGCTTCGCTGGGAATCAAAATTCACCGCAAAGAATCATCAATCGGCATCGCGGTTGCCATGGCGCTTGTCTTTATTTTTTATTTTTTCATCATTATTGCGGATTCGCTGGTCAACCGTCCCGAATTTTATCCCCATCTTATCGTCTGGATTCCCTTTGTTCTCTCGCTGGCGCTGGGCGCTTATCTCATTAAGCGTTCAAGCTAAGGCGGCAGCGCCGCCAT
This window encodes:
- a CDS encoding LptF/LptG family permease, producing the protein MRILSAYIARGFLMTFGISLLVFMFVMAIANIFKVIDLFSRGVSGILILKVFSYGIPFSLIFAIPMSVLAAVFLQFNRLSSDREIVAMRACGISLWTIVRTPLLIALIFCAICVYINCNVAPDSHYARRKVLSQLGIETPVSLLDEGRFIRDFPGLTIYIGKKHDKLLKDIVIHQIEASGLKRTIRAVSGTITASASEPGKIQVNLFRVRIEQPDEQHPENLALTRYLNAEEYPMTIDAHEIINRDIVWKKRADMTFSEIINALRRSVRFAPDDFLDPGRIIAMFNDSRNDAVAYIQILFSDASLAAMETYDGSSVQKRNAARVLAAEFNRIIGEGCIYSPEHFRRANLNERTLEALRNFKPGDAAEGINRMLLEDVFSGQIVKNASFEIPRGNWPEFRTSLLVEASTRLTLSCSCFAFVLLGASLGIKIHRKESSIGIAVAMALVFIFYFFIIIADSLVNRPEFYPHLIVWIPFVLSLALGAYLIKRSS